A region from the Paenibacillus humicola genome encodes:
- a CDS encoding sigma-70 family RNA polymerase sigma factor has product MSMQPAKQPFTAAEWILDYQKDPTEEKATMLIEHYVPMVRMAAGKISRNRPDLYEDLAQVGQIALLRLFRQFDVSLGVQFEPFAMKSIIGHMKNYLRDKSWYIQVPRRIKEKGIAVQQAVDDLTVRLERSPKVEEIAAHMELSVEETLEILAGRELYHYVSLDTPISEEENTTTLGDLIGSPADDYDAVDKKLDLEAAMAQLKPQERQVLVMVYQQGLPQRTIASRLGVSQMSISRIQRRAIEKLKQLLVKKEPDEHDGGG; this is encoded by the coding sequence ATGAGTATGCAGCCGGCCAAGCAGCCTTTTACCGCGGCCGAGTGGATTCTGGACTATCAGAAGGACCCGACCGAGGAAAAAGCGACCATGCTGATCGAGCATTATGTACCGATGGTACGAATGGCGGCCGGTAAAATATCGCGCAATCGTCCCGATCTTTACGAAGATCTCGCACAGGTCGGCCAGATCGCGCTTCTTCGTCTTTTCCGGCAGTTTGACGTATCGCTCGGCGTCCAATTCGAACCGTTTGCGATGAAGAGCATCATCGGCCATATGAAAAACTATTTGCGGGATAAATCCTGGTACATCCAGGTGCCGCGGCGGATCAAAGAGAAAGGGATCGCGGTCCAGCAAGCGGTCGACGATTTAACCGTGCGTCTTGAACGGTCGCCCAAGGTGGAGGAAATTGCCGCCCACATGGAGCTCTCCGTGGAGGAAACGCTGGAAATATTGGCCGGGCGCGAGCTGTACCATTATGTGTCGCTCGATACGCCGATCTCCGAAGAGGAAAACACGACGACGCTCGGCGATTTGATCGGCTCGCCGGCCGACGACTACGATGCGGTGGACAAAAAGCTGGACCTCGAGGCCGCTATGGCCCAGCTGAAGCCTCAGGAGCGGCAGGTGCTCGTTATGGTTTATCAGCAAGGCTTGCCGCAGCGGACGATCGCGAGCCGTCTCGGCGTTTCTCAAATGAGCATCTCGCGCATTCAGCGCCGGGCGATCGAGAAGCTGAAGCAGCTCCTGGTG
- the rsbW gene encoding anti-sigma B factor RsbW — protein MKVNEELVTLQVPASAEYIDLVRLTLYGLAVKIGFSYEEIEDMKVAVSEACNNAVLYAYGDPLQGEAVQAPQSAPFIEIRFVKRTDALSIIVKDDGRSFDAAEAARKAQSLHGKTVDELEAGGLGLYLMQALMDQVEVKSEDGTEVVLTKRLAKSGELA, from the coding sequence ATGAAAGTGAATGAAGAACTGGTTACGTTGCAGGTTCCGGCATCGGCCGAATATATCGATCTCGTCCGGCTGACGCTGTACGGGCTGGCGGTGAAAATCGGATTTTCCTACGAAGAAATCGAAGATATGAAAGTCGCCGTTTCCGAAGCGTGCAACAACGCGGTCCTGTACGCCTACGGCGACCCGCTTCAAGGCGAAGCGGTGCAGGCTCCGCAAAGCGCCCCCTTTATCGAAATCCGCTTCGTGAAACGGACCGACGCTCTTTCCATCATCGTAAAGGACGATGGACGAAGCTTCGACGCCGCCGAAGCCGCCCGCAAGGCGCAGTCGCTCCACGGCAAAACCGTCGATGAGCTCGAAGCCGGCGGGCTCGGTCTCTACCTGATGCAGGCGCTGATGGATCAGGTTGAAGTGAAGAGCGAAGACGGTACGGAGGTCGTATTGACCAAACGGCTGGCAAAAAGCGGAGAGTTAGCATGA
- a CDS encoding STAS domain-containing protein: MKQTDKLYLRTENKDGQCIVYIGGELDLESAAQMRAAMTPLVELENCELTLNLRELRYVDSTGIGILVSILKARHAMNAPFNVEAIPPNIRKLFDMTGITPFLLGHA; encoded by the coding sequence ATGAAGCAGACGGATAAATTATATTTGCGAACCGAGAACAAGGACGGACAATGCATCGTTTATATCGGCGGAGAACTCGATCTGGAATCCGCTGCGCAGATGAGAGCCGCGATGACCCCGCTTGTCGAGCTTGAAAACTGCGAGCTGACGCTGAATTTGCGCGAGCTCCGTTATGTCGACAGCACCGGAATCGGTATTCTCGTATCGATTCTCAAAGCGCGCCATGCGATGAACGCGCCCTTTAATGTTGAAGCCATTCCCCCAAATATCCGCAAGCTGTTCGATATGACGGGCATCACGCCTTTTTTGCTCGGGCATGCCTGA
- a CDS encoding general stress protein: MALQAGVFRKEQQAIEAVQALEAEGFARTGIHVFAKNIEHTRRIESETDVHADEVQELTETRDESGEGGRYGLPGFVSAPLSTAAGFAFLGNSPGVSSSTPYNGAGVFAAAGMLDGESNMEQSLRALGLDEETAGVCGKAIAEGSIVVAADVDGGSSDGGPDLSSGGRAEAVFRRCGAERIL, encoded by the coding sequence ATGGCGTTACAAGCCGGCGTTTTCCGTAAGGAGCAGCAGGCGATCGAGGCCGTACAGGCATTGGAGGCGGAGGGCTTCGCCCGAACCGGTATTCATGTCTTTGCCAAAAATATTGAGCATACGCGGCGGATCGAGAGCGAAACCGATGTGCACGCCGACGAAGTGCAGGAGCTGACGGAGACGCGCGACGAGTCCGGCGAAGGCGGCCGTTACGGGCTGCCCGGCTTCGTTTCTGCGCCGCTCAGCACGGCTGCCGGATTCGCCTTTCTCGGCAACTCTCCCGGAGTGAGCAGCTCCACGCCGTATAACGGAGCCGGGGTATTCGCCGCCGCCGGCATGCTGGACGGCGAGTCGAACATGGAACAGTCGCTGCGCGCCCTTGGACTGGACGAGGAGACGGCAGGCGTATGCGGGAAGGCGATTGCCGAAGGAAGCATCGTCGTAGCCGCCGATGTCGATGGCGGTTCTTCGGACGGCGGCCCCGACTTGTCGAGCGGCGGCCGGGCCGAAGCCGTTTTCCGCCGCTGCGGGGCGGAGCGGATCCTCTAA
- the ligD gene encoding non-homologous end-joining DNA ligase: MSRTVKGTVMVDGREVTISNPDKVLWPDMGITKAVFLERLAGLSPWLLKHCADRYLTTIRFPDGVRGKSFYQKNCPEPVPDFVRTSEAGGIRYVMLDSLPVLLWLGNLACLEFHASFDRISDPVRPTEWVLDLDPSREVEPRIMEAASLVGDLLESLGIASVPKTSGATGAQIVTPVIPELTFDELRQIGEFVGAYLADKYPKLFTIERLKKNRGDLIYVDYLQHYRGKTIIAPYSPRARDGAAVSTPLHWREVRAGARIEDFNLLNIADRLRREGDLLDTVRPQSLKPILAFIRGGRR; this comes from the coding sequence ATGAGCCGTACCGTGAAGGGCACCGTCATGGTGGACGGCCGGGAAGTGACGATCAGCAATCCGGACAAAGTGTTATGGCCCGACATGGGGATCACGAAGGCGGTGTTCCTGGAACGGCTTGCCGGTCTCTCGCCTTGGCTGCTGAAGCACTGCGCCGACCGATATTTGACGACGATCCGGTTTCCCGACGGCGTGCGGGGCAAATCGTTTTACCAGAAAAACTGTCCCGAGCCTGTACCCGATTTCGTCCGGACGTCCGAAGCCGGCGGCATCCGCTACGTCATGCTCGATTCGCTTCCCGTACTGCTGTGGCTCGGAAACCTGGCTTGTCTCGAGTTTCATGCCTCGTTCGACCGCATCAGCGATCCGGTCCGTCCGACCGAATGGGTTCTTGATCTCGACCCGTCGCGGGAGGTGGAGCCGCGCATTATGGAGGCGGCGTCGCTCGTCGGGGATTTGCTCGAATCGCTCGGCATCGCATCGGTCCCGAAGACGTCAGGGGCTACCGGCGCGCAGATCGTCACCCCCGTCATTCCCGAGCTGACGTTCGACGAGCTGCGGCAGATCGGGGAGTTCGTCGGGGCTTATCTGGCGGACAAATATCCGAAGCTGTTCACGATCGAGCGGCTGAAAAAGAACCGCGGCGATCTGATCTACGTCGATTATTTGCAGCACTACCGGGGCAAAACGATCATCGCGCCCTATTCGCCCCGCGCCAGGGACGGCGCCGCCGTCTCCACCCCGCTCCACTGGCGCGAGGTGCGCGCCGGCGCCCGGATCGAGGACTTCAATCTGCTCAACATCGCCGACCGGCTGCGCCGCGAAGGCGATCTGCTGGACACCGTCAGGCCGCAGTCGCTGAAGCCGATTCTGGCGTTCATCCGCGGCGGCCGGCGATGA